Proteins co-encoded in one Rattus rattus isolate New Zealand chromosome 5, Rrattus_CSIRO_v1, whole genome shotgun sequence genomic window:
- the Pla2g4d gene encoding cytosolic phospholipase A2 delta, which produces MWSGDRRVVMESLSPERLPVYPHQEEASVFCQLTVKILEARSLPRADLLSKADPYVTLRLPTASGRKFKTQTVTNSSDPVWNETFSFLIQSQVKNILELTVYDEDLITKDDICFKISYDVSEILPGQLVQKTFSLNPQGPEELDVEFLVERTCDPPENLITNNVLVARELSHLDVSLDRAGSTTMAAGQDKLELELMLKGSYEDTQTFLPDTAFTLSFHYMRSQDTELNGYLRSSRNSGWNSDTSATPFNVPLTLLAAGMEVTVDIPATKAPERKLQLKTDSCPKELSVRLSYGLCPEEQAFLGRRKKLVAAALKQALQLDEDLKEDEVPVVGINAEGGGMRAMISLYGHLLALQKLGLLDCVTYFSGISGATWTMAHLYRDPEWSQKDLEGPISHAREHAAKSLLKEFLPEHLASYRQTLKLREEQGYAVTIADLWGLVLESKLHGQVTDQKLSGQRAALERGQNPLPLYLSLNVKENHLETLHFKEWVEFSPYEVGFLKYGGFVPSELFGSEFFMGRLMKRLPESQICFLEGIWSNLFSVNLMDIWYDITSGRDSNDFPVDVQNSEKEPSSSAGASSGVEAPWLQPGTALAQAFKGFLTGRPFNQRSANFLHGLQLHRDYCNQRDFSTWADCNLDDTPNQLTPQDPQLCLIDAGCFMNSSCPSLFRSGRQVDLILSFNYNQSFPFKGLQQSEKYCSAQGLPFPRVEPSPEDHSQPQECYLFSDPTCPEAPAVLHFPLVNDSFRDHSAPGVRRSPDELKAGQVDLTGVASPYFLYNMTYKNEDFDGLLWLSEYNIRNNQGTILQALKTVLKRRASETRPLGVKT; this is translated from the exons ATGTGGAGTGGAGATAGAAGAGTTGTCATGGAGAGCCTGTCACCTGAGAGACTACCTGTCTATCCTCACCAG GAGGAGGCCTCTGTCTTCTGCCAGCTCACTGTGAAAATCCTGGAGGCTCGGAGTCTGCCCAGGGCTGACCTGT TGAGCAAGGCCGATCCATATGTGACTCTGCGGCTGCCAACAGCTTCTGGAAGGAAATTCAAGACGCAAACAGTCACCAACTCCAGTGATCCTGTGTGGAACGAGAccttcagtttcctcatccagAGTCAGGTCAAG AATATTCTAGAACTGACTGTCTATGACGAAGACTTAATTACGAAAGATGACATCTGTTTCAAGATTTCTTATGATGTCTCAGAAATCCTCCCTGGACAACTGGTCCAGAAAACCTTCAGCCTGAATCCTCAG GGACCAGAAGAGTTAGACGTGGAGTTCCTGGTGGAAAGAAC GTGCGACCCTCCAGAAAACCTCATCACCAACAATGTTCTTGTG GCCCGAGAACTGTCACACCTGGATGTCTCCCTGGACAGAGCTGGAAGCACCACCATGGCAGCAG GTCAGGACAAACTAGAGCTGGAGCTTATGCTGAAGGGGTCGTATGAGGACACACAGACATTTTTACCAGACACAGCTTTTACCCTCAGCTTCCACTACATGAGGAGCCAAGACACAGAGCTGAACGGGTACCTGAGG AGCTCCAGAAACAGTGGCTGGAACTCAGATACCTCAGCGACACCTTTCAATGTACCCCTGACGTTGTTGGCTGCAGGGATGGAGGTGACCGTAGACATTCCTGCTACAAAG GCTCCAGAAAGGAAGCTGCAACTTAAGACAGACAGTTG CCCTAAGGAGCTGTCTGTGCGGCTGAGCTATGGCCTCTGTCCCGAGGAGCAGGCCTTCCTAGGCAGGAGGAAAAAGCTGGTCGCTGCTGCCCTGAAGCAGGCTCTGCAACTGGATGAAGACTTGAAAGAAGATGAG GTCCCTGTTGTGGGCATCAACGCCGAGGGAGGAGGTATGCGGGCTATGATCTCACTCTACGGCCATCTATTGGCACTTCAGAAGTTAGGGCTCCTGGACTGTGTGACCTACTTCAGTGGCATCTCTGGCGCTACATG GACAATGGCCCACCTGTACCGGGACCCAGAGTGGTCACAGAAGGACCTCGAGGGACCCATCAGTCATGCCAGGGAGCATGCGGCTAAAAGCCTGCTGAAGGAATTCCTCCCTGAACACTTGGCAAGCTACCGTCAGACTCTGAAGCTTCGGGAAGAGCAGGGCTACGCTGTCACCATAGCAGACCTGTGGGGCCTGGTACTGGAGTCCAAGCTGCATGGGCAG GTGACAGATCAGAAGCTGTCAGGACAGAGAGCTGCACTGGAGCGGGGTCAGAACCCTTTGCCTCTCTACTTGAGCCTAAATGTCAAAGAGAACCATCTGGAGACCCTCCACTTTAAGG AGTGGGTGGAGTTCTCTCCTTATGAAGTTGGGTTCCTGAAATATGGAGGCTTCGTCCCTTCTGAGCTCTTTGGCTCCGAGTTCTTCATGGGACGGCTGATGAAGAGGCTTCCTGAGTCCCAGATTTGCTTTCTGGAAG GTATCTGGAGCAACCTTTTTTCTGTGAACTTGATGGATATCTGGTATGACATCACCTCTGGGAGAGACTCGAACGATTTCCCTGTGGATGTCCAGAACTCAG AGAAGGAGCCCTCATCCTCAGCAGGAGCCTCCTCTGGCGTGGAGGCCCCGTGGCTGCAGCCCGGAACAGCTCTGGCCCAGGCATTCAAGGGCTTTCTGACTGGCAGGCCATTCAACCAGCGTAGTGCCAACTTCCTCCATGGTCTCCAGCTGCACCGGGACTACTGTAACCAGAGAGACTTCTCCACCTGGGCAG ATTGCAACCTAGATGACACCCCGAATCAGCTGACCCCACAGGACCCTCAGCTCTGCCTAATTGATGCTGGCTGCTTCATGAACAGCAGCTGTCCCTCCCTGTTCCGCTCAGGTCGCCAAGTGGACCTCATACTCTCCTTCAACTACAATCAGTCCTTTCCCTTTAAG GGACTGCAGCAATCTGAGAAATACTGCAGCGCTCAGGGCCTGCCCTTCCCCCGTGTGGAGCCCAGCCCTGAAGACCACAGCCAGCCCCAGGAATGTTACCTTTTCTCAGACCCCACCTGCCCGGAAGCCCCAGCTGTGCTGCACTTCCCCCTGGTCAATGACTCCTTCCGGGACCACTCAGCCCCTG GTGTCCGACGCAGCCCTGATGAGCTCAAGGCTGGGCAGGTGGATCTCACAGGGGTCGCCTCCCCCTACTTCCTGTACAACATGACCTACAAGAACGAAGATTTTGACGGGTTGCTTTGGCTCTCTGAGTACAACATTCGGAACAACCAGGGCACTATCCTGCAGGCCCTGAAGACAGTTCTGAAACGGAGGGCTTCAGAGACCAGGCCTTTGGGAGTGAAGACATGA